The Montipora foliosa isolate CH-2021 chromosome 14, ASM3666993v2, whole genome shotgun sequence genome window below encodes:
- the LOC137984882 gene encoding uncharacterized protein KIAA2012-like produces MFSILSQGYGTYDGTAKKDVPEIPETKDYFTLDDLHLPPIGTSYRAPATVEVSDYYSGPRYENKSFTLPKVEKNRQHAIHVPKTYTTRKGALLLYAEDYCLPGSPKPRKKRRKIKRPTALNLRTMNDLRNYILDYKNGGDPLFLALLEKRLSGYRDSVRPGFSPKRYIANLGNSLQGDTWKRLTAAGSIKDPTLQSYDPGNGNGRTNSLKPQPYATMSLPPLSPSSSMFDSSFHFYKNGMSTGAASMITLNSESEEYAPSSRALSPTESLSDRLSEVELLPQRKDPYRQLNAKQKEALLSQLLVERTLKSNIMDLQEWVTNHPSQGGGVEQDATPTLTLPKSKAKHRGSLKSGSLTSIPRLPPIQSAGFRPTTPVEIFEDRTLPQELSGMTAYEQSDDYSGKSEANNETLDPGSVHLDLNYVDDSSMLADWHESRGNETIAMSDDASSIEEDDRKSEDSAQKMTLSFNEDTSKEGMEPIGVDGSKGASLEDHRDTEDSVEDERQTHNDEVVALDDIVLSDNSNTVQPNGRLVNQDDAVKGIEAENQPLERQELSSRENERSEGVAEVESAKDALHEQGSLQAEHEGGMIEGEHKENRDIRSDGEDEGIGLERDEHVSDSQEMEEVNKADEIAASDKGSHSSEPVEPPPPISLEELQGEAQIVANRVLSRPQSGMEFMEDARTAIAMWADRLTKLLGPLTPDARISSAKQRPSLVPQGAINRPTRHRKVSRSAGLPVPALKKALIISGGDMPEIEGFKNLPPLPGKFTKPVVPDQDNGQSRGPSKHGSVKGRSASTKGSASSAAARSIPWERISNSDVQVDLFSFATVEPTLQRTQADEIVDDDSDEDDKQFKTALNAVVTEVKPEYTLIEAQSRMAVASPKKDQPFKFPRPLPAKPPAGLKNKQPPGEAKEKAKRAPLKKATPAKKKGGKKPGKQTKPNKAGKITKGKAQAPKKEDKVSEVKEKNVKEEKNVEEVTEEKTEVARVDSETGEQVPEILDETAVSPALSRHTSPRVSSKASNELNESKNADSLEGSLSVPELPRLVPKPPEPQVSPPPDTCVAQPPEPETAQPSPVEEQKPPQESKAARRAAERAAAAERRRQEVERKRREREEAKRKALEEEARLERVRLEAEEEMRRREEERRLRKKEKEDAKQREVDDDLERQRQAKAKAERERRAREEWKRRQQQVMAQRKLEEELRREQEKIDAELEAARIREEEERIKAMEESERIAFLEKMRLAEEELRLRLEEQKRIEEEERELREEEKKQREEALALLRQKQLQRHLFVAGMLKESQYLSLSQRLTRAFTFSYFDLLPWNDLNHLIPPPSPVRDLLDSVKENIPPTILEEDENDDEE; encoded by the exons ATGTTTTCAATCCTTAGTCAAGGATATGGCACATACGACGGAACCGCGAAGAAAGACGTGCCAGAAATACCTGAAACGAAG GATTACTTCACTTTGGATGATCTTCATTTGCCACCAATTGGAACAAGCTATAGAGCACCAGCAACAGTGGAGGTGTCTGATTACTACTCAGGACCACGATATGAAAACAAGTCATTTACTTTACCGAAAGTGGAAAAAAATAGACAACATGCCATACATGTACCAAAAACATATACTACAAGGAAAGGAGCATTGTTGCTTTATGCAGAGGACTACTGCCTCCCTGGCTCACCGAAGCCAAGAAAGAAACGGCGCAAAATTAAGAGGCCAACTGCATTGAATCTTAGAACAATGAATGACTTGAGGAACTACATTTTGGATTACAAGAACGGG GGTGATCCACTCTTTCTTGCATTGCTTGAGAAACGACTTAGTGGTTACAGAGATTCTGTCAGACCAGGCTTCTCACCAAAACGTTACATAGCTAATCTGGGAAACTCTCTTCAAGGTGACACATGGAAGCGACTTACTGCTGCAGGATCTATCAAGGACCCAACGTTACAAAGTTATGACCCCGGAAATGGCAATGGTAGAACGAACAGTCTTAAACCACAGCCATATGCTACAATGTCACTACCTCCACTCTCTCCATCAAGCTCCATGTTTGacagttcatttcatttttacaAAAATGGCATGTCAACTGGTGCTGCATCTATGATTACTTTGAATAGTGAGAGTGAAGAATATGCACCATCTTCCAGAGCTCTTAGTCCAACAGAATCATTGAGTGATCGTCTCTCTGAAGTAGAGCTCTTGCCACAAAGAAAAGACCCATATAGGCAGTTGAATGCAAAGCAGAAAGAGGCCTTGTTGTCACAGCTTTTGGTTGAGAGAACCTTGAAATCAAACATTATGGACCTTCAGGAATGGGTGACAAACCACCCAAGCCAGGGGGGTGGGGTTGAACAAGATGCCACTCCCACACTGACGTTGCCCAAGAGCAAGGCTAAGCATAGAGGAAGCCTTAAGTCAGGATCATTGACATCGATACCACGCCTTCCCCCCATTCAGTCAGCGGGTTTTAGACCAACAACACCTGTAGAAATATTTGAAGACAGGACTCTTCCACAGGAATTGTCTGGCATGACAGCTTATGAGCAAAGTGATGATTATTCTGGCAAAAGTGAAGCAAACAATGAAACTCTTGACCCTGGCTCTGTGCATTTAGATTTAAATTATGTGGATGACAGTTCTATGTTGGCTGATTGGCATGAATCTCGGG GTAATGAAACTATAGCTATGTCTGACGATGCTTCCAGCATTGAAGAAGATGATAGAAAGTCAGAAGACTCAGCTCAAAAGATGACTCTGTCATTTAATGAAGACACGAGCAAGGAAG GAATGGAACCCATTGGTGTTGATGGAAGTAAGGGTGCATCACTAGAAGATCACCGTGATACTGAAGATTCTGTTGAAGATGAAAGACAAACACATAATGATGAAGTCGTAGCTCTTGATGACATTGTTCTCAGTGACAACAGCAATACTGTTCAGCCTAATGGTAGACTGGTAAATCAGGATGACGCAGTGAAAGGCATTGAGGCAGAGAACCAGCCACTTGAACGACAAGAACTGTCTTCAAGAGAGAATGAACGGAGTGAAGGTGTCGCTGAAGTGGAAAGTGCCAAAGATGCATTGCATGAACAAGGTTCCTTGCAAGCTGAACATGAAGGAGGAATGATAGAAGGGGAACATAAAGAGAACAGAGATATAAGATCAGATGGTGAAGATGAAGGCATTGGTCTTGAAAGGGATGAGCATGTTAGTGACAGTCAAGAAATGGAAGAAGTAAATAAGGCTGATGAGATAGCTGCCTCTGACAAAG GTTCTCACTCATCTGAGCCAGTCGAACCGCCTCCTCCTATTAGCTTAGAGGAGCTGCAGGGAGAAGCTCAAATTGTAGCCAACAGAGTCCTCAGTCGGCCTCAGTCGGGCATGGAATTTATGGAAGATGCGAGGACTGCAATTGCAATGTGGGCAGATCGCTTGACCAAACTTCTTGGTCCTCTAACACCAG ACGCACGTATCAGCTCAGCCAAACAGAGACCAAGCTTGGTTCCCCAGGGAGCAATAAACCGTCCCACAAGGCACCGCAAAGTCAGCCGCTCGGCTGGCCTCCCAGTACCGGCACTGAAAAAAGCTCTGATCATTTCCGGAG GAGACATGCCTGAAATTGAAGGATTTAAAAACTTGCCACCGCTTCCAGGGAAATTCACTAAACCAGTCGTACCAGACCAAGACAATGGACAGTCGAGAGGGCCTTCGAAACATGGTTCAG tgaAGGGTCGTTCTGCGTCAACCAAAGGCTCCGCTTCATCTGCCGCTGCTCGTTCGATTCCCTGGGAGAGAATCTCCAATTCCGATGTACAGGTAGATCTTTTTAGTTTCGCGACAGTGGAGCCAACTTTACAGCGTACACAGGCCGATGAAATTGTTGACGATGATTCAGACGAAGATGATAAACAGTTTAAGACGGCTTTAAATGCCGTTGTTACCGAAGTTAAACCGGAGTATACACTCATTGAAGCACAGTCAAGAATGGCCGTTGCGTCTCCTAAAAAAGATCAACCTTTTAAGTTTCCTCGGCCTTTGCCTGCTAAACCGCCGGCTGGGCTTAAAAATAAACAACCTCCCGGAGAAGCTAAGGAGAAGGCGAAACGTGCGCCACTTAAAAAAGCGACTCCTGCGAAAAAGAAAGGCGGAAAGAAACCTGGAAAAcaaaccaaaccaaacaaaGCTGGGAAAATTACTAAAGGGAAAGCGCAGGCACCTAAGAAGGAAGACAAAGTGAGTGAAGTTAAAGAGAAAAATGTCAAGGAAGAGAAGAATGTTGAGGAAGTGACTGAAGAAAAAACTGAAGTTGCTAGAGTTGATTCGGAAACAGGTGAACAAGTGCCAGAAATACTAGATGAGACTGCTGTGTCGCCTGCTCTGTCGAGGCATACATCACCTAGAGTGTCATCTAAAGCATCGAACGAGTTGAACGAAAGCAAAAATGCTGACTCTTTGGAAGGTAGTTTATCGGTTCCCGAGCTCCCTCGTCTTGTTCCGAAACCACCCGAGCCACAGGTCTCCCCACCACCTGACACTTGTGTAGCCCAGCCACCCGAACCTGAAACGGCACAGCCTTCCCCAGTAGAAGAACAAAAACCGCCTCAGGAGTCGAAGGCAGCCAGAAGGGCAGCGGAACGAGCAGCTGCTGCTGAACGGCGGCGTCAAGAGGTGGAACGTAAGAGAAGGGAGAGGGAGGAAGCGAAGAGGAAAGCCCTGGAAGAGGAGGCTAGATTGGAAAGAGTAAGACTTGAGGCAGAGGAAGAAAtgagaagaagagaagaagagcGAAG GctaagaaagaaagagaaagaagacGCAAAACAGCGTGAAGTCGATGATGACCTGGAGCGTCAGAGGCAAGCAAAGGCGAAAGCTGAAAGAGAGCGACGTGCGCGTGAGGAGTGGAAAAGGCGACAACAACAAGTTATGGCGCAGCGAAAACTTGAAGAGGAACTCAGAAGAGAGCAGGAAAAAATTGACGCTGAATTAGAAGCTGCGAGGATTagagaagaagaggaaagaatTAAAGCGATGGAGGAATCTGAAAGGATAGCTTTCTTAGAGAAAATGCGTTTAGCAGAAGAAGAATTAAGGTTGAGACTCGAGGAACAAAAAAGAATCgaggaagaagaaagagaattgcgtgaggaagagaaaaaacaaagagaagAAGCACTTGCTTTGCTGAGGCAAAAACAATTACAGAGACATTTATTCGTTGCTGGAATGTTAAAAGAAAGTCAGTACCTTTCGTTATCACAGAGACTCACTAGAGCATTTACGTTTTCATATTTTGATCTTCTCCCGTGGAATGACTTGAACCATTTGATACCACCACCCTCTCCAGTCCGCGACTTGCTTGATTCCGTAAAGGAGAACATTCCTCCAACGATTTTGGAGGAGGATGAAAATGACGATGAAGAGTGA